Proteins found in one Oryza glaberrima chromosome 4, OglaRS2, whole genome shotgun sequence genomic segment:
- the LOC127769441 gene encoding uncharacterized protein LOC127769441, giving the protein MPPVNAGTAAPDSGTGSIAANDGDGDLHGEQSKLVAISDEAPNVDRALATSRPATADGAGGGDDVSPRLRRRLLEIKKRGLEVEEQMLALEQRRLRWAAADAEARREEDAELEKMRVENGVARAENARLWRRLLRRRRERELGVGGVRSNKCRDGAAAMEGEEKSVP; this is encoded by the coding sequence ATGCCTCCTGTCAAcgcgggcacggcggcgccggactCCGGCACCGGCAGCATTGCCgcgaacgacggcgacggcgacctgcACGGCGAGCAGAGCAAGCTGGTCGCGATCTCCGACGAGGCGCCAAACGTCGACAGGGCGCTCGCCACCAGCCGCCCGGCGACCGCcgacggcgcaggcggcggggaCGACGTCTCGCCgagactgcggcggcggctgctggagATCAAGAAACGTGGTCTGGAGGTCGAGGAGCAGATGCTGGCgctggagcagcggcggctGAGGTGGGCCGCCGCGGACGCCGAGGCGCGCAGGGAGGAGGACGCGGAGCTGGAGAAGATGCGGGTGGAGAACGGCGTGGCGAGGGCGGAGAACGCGCGGCTGTGGAGgcggctgctccggcggcggcgggaacgggagctcggcgtcggcggcgtcagGTCGAACAAGTGTCGCGACGGCGCTGCAGCAATGGAAGGAGAAGAGAAATCTGTACCGTAG
- the LOC127769557 gene encoding exocyst complex component SEC5B-like gives MASDSDVDEDELLQMALQEQAARDLSHQRPAGAGKPVVNLVRPPANSSRGGGGGGRGGGGPAKARQPSRGGGDDDDDSEVEMLSISSGDEDGAPSSRDRGPPPPRGGGRAGARRAASRDDGDFDDDEPRSWKRVDEAELARRVREMREGGAAPTVDQKAAAAATRKALTNVQTLPRGVEVLDPLGLGVIDNKSLRLITDASVSSVSREKAQGLDPSMREKVIYSSPNFDPKVFLSWVHKDTSAADLESGALTLKTDLKGRTQQKKQLVKENFDCFVSCKTTIDDIESKLRQIEEDPEGAGTAHLYSVTQKISGVANRAFEPLFERQAQAEKIRSVQGMLQRFRTLFNLPSAIRGNIRKGEYDLAVREYQKAKSIVLPSHVGILKRVLEEVEKVMQEFRGMLYKSMEDPHLDLAELENIVRLLLELEPETDPVWHYLNIQNSRIHGLFEKCTLDHEARMEVLQNKIREKILSDAKWRQLQQDSNKSLEVDSATGDSFQDDQLSTNIMADEADSLRAAYIRRLTAVLIQHVPAFWRLALSVFSGKFAKAAAGNVLSDSDMNTKQSVNKTDDKGGEAKYTNHTLDEVASMVRATVSAFDTKVQNTFRDFEECNILRQFMGDTIKEIAKACLTLEGKDSSPTAVKMLRALHYEITKLYILRLCSWMRATTKEISKYETWFTLTTLERNKSLYAISSMPLEFRDIIVSAMDRIDFMVLNLRSETAKSYDISQHLHEIHESVRLAFLNSFLDFAGYLERFGGELAQNRSNKENNHTQNGYVNGTNSETSAGMDGDLYKKLLVVLSNIGYCKAELSDELYTKYRHIWSPVRDNDERSADMRDLMTSFSALEEKVLEQYTFAKSNLIRNAARNYLLDYGIHWGAAPAVKGIRDAALDLLHILVAVHAEVYSGARPLLEKAMTILVEGLIDIFLSIFHENKTKELRMLDANGFCQLMLELEYFETILRTYLSTEAEQALRSLQENLLEKACESVTEALENPGHHRRPTRGSEDAASDDRQSVSPDDLLALAQQCSSDLLQGELEKTRLNIACFMESTLQSTPAPAGSKPAAYQSYKAPATHQPVQVSSPSFRRQQTSTNSPAASRRRR, from the exons ATGGCGAGCGACAgcgacgtcgacgaggacgagCTCCTCCAGATGGCGCTGCAGGAGCAGGCGGCGCGTGACCTCAGCCACCAGCGCCCCGCGGGGGCCGGGAAGCCCGTCGTCAACCTCGTCCGTCCCCCTGCCAActcctcccgcggcggcggcggaggcggacgcggcggagggGGCCCCGCCAAGGCGAGGCAGCCcagccgcggaggcggcgacgacgacgacgactccgagGTCGAGATGCTGTCCATTTCCTCCGGGGATGAGGATGGCGCCCCCTCCTCCCGTGACCGTGGCCCCCCGcccccccgcggcggcggccgcgccggggCACGGCGGGCCGCGTCGAGGGATGATGGGGatttcgacgacgacgagcccaGGAGCTGGAAGCGCGTCGACGAGGCCGAG CTTGCTCGCAGGGTTCGGGAAATGCGTGAAGGGGGGGCAGCTCCTACAGTTGATCAGAAagcagctgctgcagcaacTCGGAAGGCACTTACCAATGTACAGACTTTACCTAGAGGAGTAGAAGTTCTGGACCCTTTGGGCCTTGG AGTCATTGATAATAAGTCTCTGCGATTAATTACTGATGCTTCAGTAAGTTCTGTTTCAAGGGAGAAGGCTCAGGGTTTAGACCCCAGTATGCGAG AGAAAGTTATATATTCTTCTCCGAATTTTGACCCCAAGGTTTTTCTTTCGTGGGTTCACAAAGATACAAGTGCTGCTGACTTAGAGTCTGGTGCGCTTACCTTGAAAACTGATCTCAAAGGGAGAACACAGCAGAAAAAACAATTAGTCAAGGAGAACTTTGATTGTTTTGTTTCGTGCAAAACCACGATAGATG ATATTGAGTCAAAGCTGAGACAGATAGAGGAAGATCCCGAAGGTGCAGGAACTGCTCACTTGTACTCAGTCACCCAGAAAATTAGTGGTGTAGCAAACCGTGCATTTGAGCCTCTATTTGAGAGGCAG GCCCAAGCTGAGAAGATCAGATCTGTTCAAGGAATGCTTCAGAGATTCCGGACATTATTTAACCTGCCAAGTGCAATTCGTGGGAACATTAGAAAAGGAGAATATGACCTAGCTGTCAGGGAGTACCAGAAAGCTAAATCTATTGTTCTTCCTTCTCAT GTGGGGATACTAAAACGTGTACTTGAGGAAGTGGAAAAGGTAATGCAGGAATTCAGAGGCATGCTTTACAAGTCAATGGAGGATCCTCATCTTGACCTCGCTGAG CTTGAGAACATTGTTCGGCTACTGTTGGAGTTGGAACCTGAGACCGATCCAGTGTGGCATTATCTTAACATTCAG AATAGCAGGATCCATGGATTGTTTGAAAAATGCACCTTAGATCATGAAGCACGAATGGAGGTTCTACAGAATAAAATTCGTGAGAAAATACTATCTGATGCAAAATGGAGGCAATTGCAACAAGATTCAAATAAATCA TTGGAAGTTGATTCTGCTACCGGTGACTCTTTTCAAGATGATCAACTGTCAACAAATATTATGGCTGATGAAGCTGATAGCTTAAGGGCAGCCTACATTCGTAGGTTAACTGCTGTACTTATCCAGCATGTTCCTGCATTCTGGAGATTAGCTTTATCTGTCTTCAGTGGAAAATTTGCAAAG GCAGCTGCGGGGAATGTACTTTCTGATTCTGATATGAATACAAAACAGAGTGTAAATAAGACTGATGATAAAGGTGGAGAAGCAAAGTACACAAACCATACTCTTGATGAAGTTGCTAGTATGGTTCGTGCTACTGTATCTGCTTTTGACACCAAG GTTCAGAATACTTTCCGTGATTTTGAGGAATGTAACATTCTTCGTCAGTTCATGGGTGATACTATAAAAGAAATAGCTAAGGCTTGCCTTACTCTTGAAGGGAAGGATTCATCTCCAACTGCTG TGAAAATGTTGCGGGCCCTTCATTATGAAATAACGAAGCTTTACATTCTACGACTTTGTTCATGGATGCGGGCAACAACTAAGGAGATATCGAAATATGAGACCTGGTTTACTTTAACCACCCTTGAGAGGAACAAATCTCTATATGCAATTTCAAGCATGCCCTTGGAGTTCCGTGATATCATAGTTTCGGCAATGGACCGCATTGATTT TATGGTTCTTAATCTGAGGAGTGAGACTGCCAAGTCTTACGATATTTCTCAACACCTCCATGAAATTCATGAATCTGTCAGACTTGCATTTCTAAATTCTTTTCTGGATTTTGCTG GTTATCTGGAGAGGTTTGGAGGGGAACTAGCTCAGAACAGatcaaataaagaaaacaaCCATACCCAAAATGGATATGTAAATGGTACTAACAGTGAAACATCTGCTGGCATGGATGGGGACTTGTACAAGAAGCTGTTGGTTGTTCTGAGTAACATTGGATATTGTAAAGCTGAACTTTCAGATGAACTGTATACCAAATACAGGCACATTTGGTCCCCAGTCAG GGATAATGATGAGCGTAGTGCTGACATGCGAGATCTGATGACTTCTTTCTCAGCACTTGAGGAGAAAGTCCTGGAACAGTATACATTTGCAAAG TCGAACTTGATCAGAAATGCTGCACGAAACTATCTGTTGGATTATGGGATTCACTGGGGAGCAGCACCAGCAGTAAAG GGCATTCGAGATGCAGCTCTTGATTTACTGCACATCCTTGTAGCTGTACACGCAGAG GTCTACTCCGGTGCTAGGCCTCTGCTGGAAAAGGCGATGACAATTTTGGTAGAGGGTTTGATTGATATCTTCCTCAGTATTTTCCATGAGAATAAGACCAAAGAACTCAGAATGTTGGACGCAAATGGTTTTTGTCAGCTCATGCTTGAG CTCGAGTATTTTGAGACTATATTACGGACATACTTATCAACTGAGGCAGAGCAGGCTTTGAGATCCTTACAAGAGAATTTATTGGAGAAGGCCTGTGAAAGTGTGACTGAAGCCTTGGAGAATCCTGGACACCACCGTCGACCAACTCGTGGCAGTGAGGATGCTGCATCAGATGATAGACAATCAGTATCACCTGATGATCTGCTT GCACTTGCTCAGCAATGCAGTAGCGATTTGCTTCAAGGGGAGCTGGAGAAAACCCGGTTAAATATTGCGTGCTTTATGGAGTCAACTCTTCAATCAACGCCTGCACCGGCTGGATCAAAACCTGCTGCTTATCAGTCATACAAAGCACCTGCGACACACCAACCAGTTCAAGTGTCCTCCCCAAGTTTTAGAAGGCAGCAGACAAGTACAAATTCACCTGCAGCCTCGAGGCGGCGTCGATGA
- the LOC127769558 gene encoding fibrillin protein 5 homolog isoform X2, protein MAAASVLLLLPSPFLRPSSPAHRARCGIATTTTTSTSGRRGLFLFASRCCPGPRRRAPAAAVPPEHGLSQPQPQARAVGSYEAALGDAKDALYAALEGMNRGIFGMTSEKRSEIHALVELLESKNPTPEPTDKLQDKVDGCWRLVYSTISILGKKRTKLGLRDFISLGDFFQMIDVKEEKAVNVIKFSARALKILSGQLTIEASYKITTKTVDITLDSSTITPDQLMNIFQKNYDMLLAIFNPEGWLEITYVDESLRIGRDDKANIFVLERADPSEV, encoded by the exons ATGGCGGCAGCttccgtcctcctcctcctcccttcccccttCCTCCGTCCGTCGTCCCCGGCGCACCGCGCGCGCTGCGGCATtgccaccacgacgacgacgagcacgagcgggaggagggggcTCTTCCTCTTCGCCTCGCGCTGTTGCCCCGGCCCACGGCgacgcgcgccggcggcggcggtgcctccCGAGCACGGCTTGTCCCAGCCCCAGCCACAGGCGCGGGCGGTGGGCTCGTACGAGGCCGCCCTCGGCGACGCCAAGGACGCGCTCTACGCCGCTCTGGAAg GCATGAACAGAGGGATATTCGGGATGACCTCCGAGAAAAGGTCGGAGATTCACGCACTGGTAGAGCTCCTCGAGTCCAAGAACCCAACGCCGGAGCCAACCGACAAGCTGCAGGACAAG GTGGATGGATGCTGGAGGCTCGTCTATAGCACGATTTCGATACTGGGGAAGAAGAGGACAAAGTTGGGACTGAGAGATTTCATCAGCTTAGGAGATTTCTTCCAGATGATTGATGTCAAAGAG GAAAAGGCGGTAAATGTGATAAAATTCAGTGCAAGGGCGTTGAAGATATTATCTGGCCAACTTACTATTGAAGCTTCGTACAAGATAACTACTAAAACA GTTGATATCACGCTTGATAGTTCGACCATCACTCCTGATCAG CTGATGAATATTTTCCAGAAGAACTATGATATGCTCCTTGCTATATTCAACCCAGAAGGCTGGCTAGAGATAAC ATACGTTGATGAATCTCTACGGATAGGAAGAGATGACAAGGCAAACATCTTTGTGCTGGAGAGGGCAGACCCCTCAGAAGTTTGA
- the LOC127769558 gene encoding fibrillin protein 5 homolog isoform X1, whose product MAAASVLLLLPSPFLRPSSPAHRARCGIATTTTTSTSGRRGLFLFASRCCPGPRRRAPAAAVPPEHGLSQPQPQARAVGSYEAALGDAKDALYAALEGMNRGIFGMTSEKRSEIHALVELLESKNPTPEPTDKLQDKVDGCWRLVYSTISILGKKRTKLGLRDFISLGDFFQMIDVKEEKAVNVIKFSARALKILSGQLTIEASYKITTKTKVDITLDSSTITPDQLMNIFQKNYDMLLAIFNPEGWLEITYVDESLRIGRDDKANIFVLERADPSEV is encoded by the exons ATGGCGGCAGCttccgtcctcctcctcctcccttcccccttCCTCCGTCCGTCGTCCCCGGCGCACCGCGCGCGCTGCGGCATtgccaccacgacgacgacgagcacgagcgggaggagggggcTCTTCCTCTTCGCCTCGCGCTGTTGCCCCGGCCCACGGCgacgcgcgccggcggcggcggtgcctccCGAGCACGGCTTGTCCCAGCCCCAGCCACAGGCGCGGGCGGTGGGCTCGTACGAGGCCGCCCTCGGCGACGCCAAGGACGCGCTCTACGCCGCTCTGGAAg GCATGAACAGAGGGATATTCGGGATGACCTCCGAGAAAAGGTCGGAGATTCACGCACTGGTAGAGCTCCTCGAGTCCAAGAACCCAACGCCGGAGCCAACCGACAAGCTGCAGGACAAG GTGGATGGATGCTGGAGGCTCGTCTATAGCACGATTTCGATACTGGGGAAGAAGAGGACAAAGTTGGGACTGAGAGATTTCATCAGCTTAGGAGATTTCTTCCAGATGATTGATGTCAAAGAG GAAAAGGCGGTAAATGTGATAAAATTCAGTGCAAGGGCGTTGAAGATATTATCTGGCCAACTTACTATTGAAGCTTCGTACAAGATAACTACTAAAACA AAGGTTGATATCACGCTTGATAGTTCGACCATCACTCCTGATCAG CTGATGAATATTTTCCAGAAGAACTATGATATGCTCCTTGCTATATTCAACCCAGAAGGCTGGCTAGAGATAAC ATACGTTGATGAATCTCTACGGATAGGAAGAGATGACAAGGCAAACATCTTTGTGCTGGAGAGGGCAGACCCCTCAGAAGTTTGA
- the LOC127770837 gene encoding basic blue protein-like, giving the protein MALARGGRGGDKAICSVHLGLLLLLVILALQCGVEPAAARREWPVGDGAGWSPGVVGWPNYKPFKAGDVLVFSYDASAHNVVVVGDVDYALCRAPANATAYGSGDDRVALPPGVTFFVSGFPGDCDKGMMKIAVTAR; this is encoded by the exons ATGGCGCTGgcacgcggcggccgcggcggcgataaGGCCATCTGCTCCGTTCACCTCggcctgctcctgctccttgtCATCCTGGCGCTGCAATGCGGCgtcgagccggcggcggcgcggagggagtGGCCCGTCGGCGACGGTGCCGGCTGGAGCCCCGGCGTCGTCGGGTGGCCCAACTACAAGCCCTTCAAGGCGGGCGACGTGCTCG TGTTCAGCTACGACGCGAGCGCGCAcaacgtggtggtggtgggcgacgTGGACTACGCGTTGTGCAGGGCGCCGGCCAACGCGACGGCGTACGGCTCCGGCGACGACCGCGTCGCGCTGCCCCCCGGCGTCACCTTCTTCGTCTCCGGCTTCCCGGGCGACTGCGACAAGGGCATGATGAAGATCGCGGTCACCGCTAGATAA
- the LOC127771508 gene encoding WAT1-related protein At3g30340-like: MGSCNSWKPTLTMVGVVVVFAVMNTLIKMALDEGMHATVLITLRQLIATLFLAPIAYFRERKTRPKLTAEVLVYLFFSAVLGASLTQWLFFLGLQYTTATFACAFINMTPIFTFLVALPYGLEKVNLNIAGIAKVGGTVLGFSGAMVLALYQGPSLTKLSSSSSSSSSSSSSPMASAAVVAAGHVGGAHRWAIGSVALLGGSACWSLWFILQSRIARKYPALYSGTALMFFLSFLQMAVVALAIDRVSLPPWILRTKLQIITVLFVGIVGSGIGFLAMSWCVEQRGPVFTTAFTPLIQIIAAAINVIVLREQLHLGTVIGSALVIMGLYFVLWGKSKEASPSSSSSHPAKEAVPVLQQQHGHDDQETTNVQMQTV; encoded by the exons ATGGGTAGCTGCAATAGTTGGAAGCCAACATTGACAATGGTTGGGGTTGTGGTGGTGTTCGCGGTGATGAACACCCTCATCAAGATGGCCCTGGACGAGGGGATGCACGCCACCGTCCTCATCACGCTTCGTCAGctcatcgccaccctcttcctCGCCCCGATCGCCTACTTCCGGGAGAG GAAGACAAGACCAAAGCTAACAGCTGAAGTCTTGGTGTATCTCTTCTTCAGTGCGGTGCTCGG AGCGTCCCTTACCCAGTGGCTCTTCTTCCTGGGGCTGCAGTACACCACCGCAACATTCGCCTGCGCCTTCATCAACATGACTCCCATCTTCACCTTCCTTGTAGCTCTGCCTTATGG GCTGGAGAAAGTTAACCTGAACATAGCTGGCATAGCTAAAGTGGGAGGCACGGTGTTAGGATTCAGCGGAGCAATGGTCCTTGCTCTCTACCAGGGCCCATCGCTCACCAAGctatcatcttcatcttcttcatcatcatcttcttcttcctctccgatggcatcggcggcggtggtcgccgccggtcatGTCGGCGGCGCGCACAGATGGGCGATCGGGTCGGTGGCGTTGCTGGGTGGGTCGGCCTGCTGGTCGCTGTGGTTCATCCTGCAGTCGAGGATCGCCAGGAAGTACCCGGCTCTCTACTCGGGGACGGCCCTGATGTTCTTCCTCAGCTTCCTCCAGATGGCCGTGGTCGCCTTGGCCATCGACAGGGTTAGCTTGCCCCCATGGATCTTAAGGACCAAGCTTCAGATCATCACCGTGCTCTTTGTG GGGATAGTTGGGTCAGGAATAGGGTTCTTGGCAATGTCATGGTGTGTGGAGCAGAGAGGGCCGGTGTTCACGACTGCATTCACGCCTCTAATCCAGATCATTGCAGCTGCTATCAACGTCATCGTTCTCCGTGAGCAACTTCACCTTGGAAC TGTGATAGGTTCTGCTTTGGTTATCATGGGCCTGTATTTCGTTCTCTGGGGAAAGAGTAAGGAggcatcaccatcatcatcatcatctcatcCAGCCAAGGAAGCTGTGCCTGTGCTGCAACAACAACACGGCCATGATGATCAAGAAACCACTAATGTACAGATGCAAACTGTCTAG